From Nitrospinota bacterium, one genomic window encodes:
- a CDS encoding sel1 repeat family protein yields MSILPNNSSIDQVCGNCGAWKSDPFGKGGIGNCPFDQVLYTVTKKCENGRWVPKYDPKGIRWYRKYAKEGYARAQYSLGMMYEIGESISQDLELAYMWFSLASRHGHPDAVKQIQELEKKMTLSQIERAKDLAKKMNNYW; encoded by the coding sequence ATGTCTATACTTCCAAATAATTCAAGTATAGATCAAGTATGTGGAAATTGTGGTGCCTGGAAAAGTGATCCTTTTGGAAAAGGAGGGATTGGAAATTGTCCATTTGACCAAGTGCTCTACACCGTTACCAAAAAATGTGAGAATGGAAGGTGGGTACCAAAATATGACCCTAAAGGGATCAGGTGGTATCGCAAATATGCGAAGGAAGGGTATGCTAGAGCACAATACAGTTTAGGAATGATGTATGAAATAGGAGAGTCAATTTCTCAGGATCTTGAATTAGCATATATGTGGTTCAGTCTTGCAAGTCGTCATGGGCATCCTGATGCTGTTAAACAAATTCAAGAATTAGAAAAGAAAATGACATTATCGCAAATAGAGAGAGCAAAAGATTTGGCAAAAAAAATGAATAATTATTGGTAG
- a CDS encoding integration host factor subunit beta has protein sequence MTKAELVERVANQINLTKKQTEVVVNTVFSSITESLAEGKKVELRGFGSFRIRQRNARVGRNPKSGQKVEVPSKKVPFFKAGKELRELVDEKERAQEEAES, from the coding sequence ATGACTAAAGCAGAGCTTGTTGAAAGAGTGGCCAACCAGATCAATCTGACGAAAAAGCAGACTGAGGTTGTAGTCAATACTGTTTTTTCAAGTATTACTGAATCGTTGGCAGAAGGAAAAAAAGTCGAATTAAGAGGGTTTGGAAGTTTCCGAATCCGACAAAGAAATGCCAGGGTTGGACGCAATCCCAAATCCGGGCAAAAAGTTGAAGTTCCTTCAAAAAAAGTGCCTTTTTTCAAGGCTGGTAAAGAGCTGAGAGAACTTGTAGACGAAAAAGAGAGAGCTCAAGAAGAGGCAGAGTCTTAA
- the aroC gene encoding chorismate synthase: protein MSGSSFGKLFKITTWGESHGEGVGVVVEGCPAGLPLKESDIQKDLDRRRTGQSKVTTTRKEGDKILIMSGIFKGKTTGTPISMRVDNKDADSSKYELIKHLYRPGHADYTYDMKFGFRDYRGGGRSSARESVGRVAAGAIAKKLLAREKISITGFTRQIGHHTATTVNFKEIEKNIVRCPDSKTAEKMVEAIMQARKNGDSLGGVVEVIARGVPAGLGEPVFDRLDADLAKAVMSIPAVKGMEIGAGFQTATMTGSECNDVFVMKNKKVTTKTNNAGGILGGISNGMDIVVKLVVKPTSSINKAQETITQKGKKAEIRVEGRHDPCVAPRAVPIAEAMVALTLIDHLLRNKTSKLS from the coding sequence ATGTCTGGAAGCAGTTTCGGAAAACTATTTAAAATTACAACCTGGGGAGAATCCCACGGCGAGGGTGTTGGGGTTGTTGTAGAAGGTTGCCCGGCTGGACTACCTCTTAAAGAATCTGATATCCAAAAAGATCTAGATCGACGACGAACCGGTCAAAGCAAAGTAACCACCACTCGCAAAGAGGGTGACAAGATACTAATTATGTCTGGCATCTTTAAAGGTAAAACGACCGGGACGCCTATTTCAATGCGTGTCGATAATAAAGATGCCGATTCATCAAAATATGAATTGATCAAACATCTCTATCGCCCCGGACACGCGGATTATACCTACGACATGAAATTTGGTTTTCGAGACTACCGGGGTGGTGGTCGATCGAGTGCTCGGGAATCCGTTGGCAGAGTTGCCGCCGGAGCCATTGCTAAAAAGCTTTTAGCCAGAGAAAAAATCTCCATTACTGGATTCACCCGGCAAATAGGGCATCACACAGCAACAACTGTAAACTTTAAGGAAATCGAAAAAAATATCGTGCGTTGCCCTGATTCAAAAACCGCCGAGAAAATGGTGGAGGCTATCATGCAGGCGCGTAAAAATGGCGACTCTCTTGGAGGTGTGGTTGAAGTGATTGCCCGCGGTGTGCCAGCCGGACTTGGAGAACCTGTCTTCGATAGACTGGATGCGGACCTGGCCAAGGCCGTCATGAGTATACCCGCTGTAAAAGGAATGGAAATTGGAGCAGGGTTTCAAACAGCAACCATGACCGGGTCAGAGTGTAACGATGTCTTTGTCATGAAGAATAAAAAAGTAACGACTAAAACCAATAATGCCGGAGGAATTCTGGGGGGCATTTCCAATGGAATGGATATCGTTGTCAAACTGGTCGTGAAGCCGACATCATCTATCAACAAAGCTCAGGAAACCATCACCCAAAAAGGGAAAAAAGCTGAAATTCGTGTTGAAGGCAGGCACGATCCATGCGTTGCCCCAAGAGCCGTCCCTATAGCAGAAGCCATGGTTGCCCTGACTCTCATCGACCATTTGCTGAGAAACAAAACATCAAAATTGTCTTAA